A region from the Canis lupus dingo isolate Sandy chromosome 9, ASM325472v2, whole genome shotgun sequence genome encodes:
- the LOC112677088 gene encoding olfactory receptor 1K1 produces the protein MDAANESSEGAPFILLGLTTSPGQQQPLFVLFLALYVAGILGNGLIVAAIQASPALHAPMYFLLAHLSFADLCFTSVTVPKMLANLLAHDRSISLAGCLTQMYFFFALGVTDSCLLAAMAYDRYVAIRHPLHYATRMSRAMCTVLVGTAWLVSHLHSLLHILFMARLSFCASHQVPHFFCDHQPILRLSCSDIRHIQLLIFTEGAAVVVTPFLLILASYGAIAAAVLRLPSASGRLRAVSTCGSHLAVVGLFYGTVIAVYFQPTSRYEAERGRVATVMYTVVTPMLNPVIYSFRNRDMQGALRSLFTGRRISSSDS, from the coding sequence ATGGATGCTGCCAATGAGTCCTCAGAGGGAGCCCCGTTCATCCTATTGGGATTGACAACAAGTCCTGGACAGCAGCAGCCTCTCTTTGTGCTATTCTTGGCCCTGTATGTGGCAGGTATCCTGGGTAATGGACTCATTGTGGCTGCCATCCAGGCCAGCCCAGCCCTTCATGCACCCATGTACTTCCTGCTGGCCCATCTGTCCTTTGCCGACCTCTGCTTTACCTCTGTCACTGTGCCCAAAATGTTGGCCAACTTGTTGGCCCACGACCGCTCCATCTCCCTGGCGGGCTGCCTGACCCAGATGTACTTCTTCTTTGCCCTGGGTGTAACTGACAGCTGTCTCCTGGCCgccatggcctatgaccgctatgtggccatccgGCACCCCCTCCACTATGCCACAAGAATGTCCCGGGCTATGTGCACAGTCCTGGTGGGGACTGCATGGCTGGTGTCCCACCTCCACTCCCTCCTGCATATCCTGTTTATGGCCCGCCTGTCCTTCTGTGCCTCCCACCAAGTGCCGCACTTCTTCTGTGATCACCAGCCTATTCTTAGGCTCTCTTGCTCTGACATCCGCCACATCCAGCTGCTCATCTTCACTGAGGGCGCCGCAGTGGTGGTCACTCCCTTCCTGCTAATTCTTGCCTCCTATGGGGCCATCGCAGCTGCAGTGCTCCGGCTGCCCTCAGCCTCTGGGAGGCTCCGCGCTGTGTCCACTTGTGGCTCCCACCTGGCAGTGGTGGGCCTCTTCTATGGGACAGTCATTGCGGTCTACTTCCAGCCCACATCCCGGTATGAGGCAGAGCGGGGCCGTGTGGCCACTGTCATGTACACTGTAGTCACCCCTATGCTAAACCCTGTTATCTACAGCTTCCGGAACCGCGACATGCAGGGGGCGCTCCGATCACTTTTCACTGGAAGAAGGATCTCCTCTAGTGACTCCTAA